The following are from one region of the Moritella sp. 24 genome:
- a CDS encoding bifunctional diguanylate cyclase/phosphodiesterase: protein MMKLSVKINFILLPVMLIIFSIGGIFSYNSQKVQILSSLSDKIKYELKYISEDLNEAIHEFDLLSKIFLGSPSTQSYLNNIRFGKNNHYLNQNLTRNIKQLEFRHGYISSFGLIDSDKQELFLYDVISPFSSIEYSESLNTHLSYINKSIQTQGLSQIKPVTYEHRTTADGFDELTLIRTFSPDQPISTSSFSQGHVIYTAIITMRLKHKETYLRALHTVFNDEVNLSLLSSGSAQIMEGKTELTMLPKPDYGHKLENELWSIMISLPNSYLNTLYQPHKILFITIVLAVTLFSFFFLKGLIVKRIITPVVRLTKQVETAEIGGAINIERSQTNDEISILTNKYLDLIMELDGMAKYDHLTGLINRAQFNKALQSRVSNCIENNQKIAVLYFDLDNFKHVNDRFGHYIGDQLLKEFTVRVKYYLTNRAKELGIENDVEFSRISGDEFTLILPKVTDMKDVEQVARNLISLFDDGFKLDETVFDIGISIGISICPDDAADISAILKKADIAMYSAKKHRQSNFQFYTSELSYQIERQEKITESLKTALRRNEFYLVYMPIYDCSTGLIDGCEVLLRLSSKDLAAYGPEEFIPIAEQSGLIKDIDYWVIESAIKQLSIWIKQLNFTGVFAINFSSWELKNPDFVDKVSSLLKLYDVPPQRIELEITETCFVPGDNRSIEMLSKLHNLGVMLSLDDFGTGFTAFSQLIDYPLDTLKVDRMFINAIDSGDNEDKPLVDIIVEIAKLYNLNVVAEGIETSEQLEHVRQLGCHQAQGFLLSKPLMKEDFVALWQAEKQDGESPESYISAAR, encoded by the coding sequence ATGATGAAGCTATCCGTTAAGATTAACTTTATATTATTGCCTGTTATGTTAATTATCTTTTCTATTGGCGGTATTTTTTCTTACAATAGTCAAAAGGTTCAAATACTTTCGTCATTATCAGATAAGATAAAGTATGAATTAAAGTACATTTCAGAAGACCTAAATGAAGCCATTCATGAGTTTGACCTACTCAGTAAAATCTTTCTGGGTAGCCCAAGCACACAATCTTATTTAAATAACATTCGCTTCGGTAAAAATAACCACTATTTAAATCAGAACTTAACTCGCAATATCAAGCAACTCGAATTCCGCCATGGTTATATCTCGAGTTTTGGCTTAATTGATTCAGATAAACAAGAGTTATTTCTTTATGATGTAATCAGTCCTTTTTCATCTATTGAATACTCTGAATCATTAAATACACATTTATCCTATATAAATAAAAGTATACAGACACAGGGCCTCTCTCAAATAAAGCCGGTGACTTACGAACATCGAACCACCGCTGATGGTTTTGATGAACTGACTTTGATTCGCACTTTCTCACCTGACCAACCGATATCAACGTCATCATTTTCTCAAGGTCACGTCATCTATACAGCCATTATAACAATGCGCCTTAAGCATAAAGAGACATATTTACGTGCCTTACATACGGTATTTAATGATGAGGTAAATCTGTCTCTGTTGTCTTCAGGTAGCGCTCAAATCATGGAAGGAAAAACCGAGCTCACGATGTTGCCGAAACCTGATTATGGGCACAAATTAGAGAATGAGCTTTGGTCTATTATGATTTCGCTGCCTAATTCGTATTTAAATACCTTGTATCAGCCACATAAAATCTTATTCATCACAATTGTACTCGCCGTGACATTATTTTCATTTTTCTTTCTTAAAGGATTAATTGTCAAAAGAATCATAACGCCCGTCGTCAGGTTAACTAAGCAAGTTGAAACAGCCGAAATAGGCGGCGCTATCAATATCGAACGCTCTCAAACAAATGATGAAATATCCATTCTCACTAACAAGTACCTTGATCTGATTATGGAACTTGATGGGATGGCAAAGTACGACCATTTGACAGGTCTAATTAATCGAGCTCAATTCAATAAGGCACTACAATCACGTGTCAGCAATTGCATTGAAAACAATCAAAAAATAGCTGTTTTATACTTCGATTTAGATAATTTTAAACACGTGAATGATCGATTTGGCCATTACATTGGTGATCAGTTATTAAAAGAATTTACCGTTCGGGTAAAGTACTACCTTACTAATAGAGCAAAAGAACTGGGTATTGAGAATGATGTTGAGTTTTCACGTATATCAGGTGATGAGTTCACATTGATATTACCCAAGGTAACAGACATGAAGGATGTAGAACAAGTCGCGAGAAACTTAATCTCGTTATTCGATGATGGCTTTAAATTAGATGAGACTGTATTTGATATAGGGATCAGCATTGGCATTTCAATTTGCCCTGATGATGCAGCAGATATTTCAGCTATATTAAAAAAAGCAGATATTGCAATGTACTCTGCAAAGAAACATCGTCAAAGTAACTTCCAGTTTTATACATCAGAATTAAGTTATCAAATTGAACGCCAAGAAAAAATTACCGAAAGCTTAAAAACAGCATTACGCCGCAATGAATTCTACCTCGTCTATATGCCTATTTATGATTGCAGCACTGGGTTAATCGACGGATGCGAAGTGTTACTCAGACTATCGTCAAAAGACTTAGCAGCTTACGGTCCCGAAGAGTTCATTCCCATTGCTGAACAGTCTGGTTTAATCAAAGATATTGATTATTGGGTCATCGAATCAGCAATTAAACAGCTCTCTATCTGGATAAAACAGTTAAACTTTACTGGTGTTTTTGCCATTAACTTCTCATCTTGGGAACTTAAAAACCCCGATTTTGTTGATAAAGTGTCTTCGTTACTTAAGCTATATGATGTTCCGCCACAGCGCATCGAACTCGAAATAACAGAAACATGCTTTGTCCCTGGTGATAACCGCAGTATTGAAATGCTGTCAAAACTCCACAATTTAGGCGTAATGCTATCTCTTGATGATTTCGGCACCGGATTTACAGCATTCAGCCAACTGATTGACTACCCCCTTGATACGCTAAAGGTCGACCGCATGTTTATTAATGCCATTGACTCTGGTGATAATGAAGACAAACCGTTAGTCGATATTATTGTTGAAATAGCCAAGCTGTATAATCTAAACGTCGTCGCAGAAGGAATTGAGACAAGCGAACAGTTAGAACATGTTCGACAATTAGGTTGTCATCAAGCCCAAGGATTTCTGTTATCTAAGCCCTTAATGAAAGAAGATTTCGTCGCACTATGGCAAGCAGAAAAACAGGATGGTGAATCACCTGAGTCATATATCAGTGCTGCGAGGTAA
- a CDS encoding flavin reductase family protein, with translation MQLNFSDFSSTQRYHLMTQTIIPRPIAWALTDSGDANYNLAPFSYFTAVSSNPALLMISVGKKPNGDNKDTLTNILKNKKMVIHIASADQAEVVTQTAATLAHGESELTKSGLTTVAFDGFSLPRLDQCDIAYGCELYDIKELGDVPQTLIFVEVKQLYLNDSVVSKDDKDRMNIAADKVKPLARLGGGEYASITAPFSIQRPK, from the coding sequence ATGCAGTTAAACTTTTCAGATTTTTCATCGACTCAGCGTTATCACTTGATGACACAAACCATCATCCCAAGGCCTATCGCTTGGGCGTTGACTGATTCGGGTGATGCGAACTATAACTTAGCACCATTTTCTTATTTTACCGCCGTATCGAGTAACCCGGCGTTGCTAATGATATCCGTTGGTAAAAAGCCAAATGGTGACAACAAAGATACACTGACCAATATACTTAAAAACAAAAAAATGGTGATCCATATTGCGTCAGCCGATCAAGCCGAGGTGGTTACACAAACTGCGGCAACGTTAGCACACGGTGAATCTGAACTGACTAAATCAGGGCTAACCACCGTTGCATTTGATGGTTTTTCACTACCACGATTAGACCAATGCGATATTGCTTATGGTTGTGAGCTTTATGACATTAAAGAGTTGGGTGATGTGCCCCAAACGTTAATTTTTGTCGAAGTTAAGCAGCTTTATCTCAATGACAGTGTCGTAAGTAAAGATGATAAAGACCGAATGAACATTGCGGCAGATAAAGTTAAACCCCTTGCTCGTTTAGGGGGCGGGGAGTATGCATCCATTACCGCACCTTTTAGTATTCAACGGCCGAAGTGA
- the torR gene encoding two-component system response regulator TorR translates to MNLKNKHILVVEDEVITRAKLVGYFQHEGYQVSEATSKAEMNIVLDNHHIDLVILDINLPDEDGLMITRTLRSQSNIGIILVTGRTDAIDKIVGLEMGADDYVTKPFELRELLVRVKNLLWRISLTTQANNELDNAIKGAANDELFHFGNCTFDISKRKLCQDGEQIKLTKAEYEMLVAFITHPERVLSRDRLLNLIDHRVEAPNDRTIDVLVRRLRNKIESDPKNPAYFVTVHGEGYLFAAELS, encoded by the coding sequence ATGAATTTGAAGAATAAGCATATTTTGGTTGTTGAAGATGAAGTAATAACCCGTGCTAAACTTGTTGGTTATTTTCAACATGAGGGCTATCAAGTTAGCGAGGCCACGAGTAAAGCCGAAATGAATATTGTATTAGATAATCATCATATCGACCTTGTCATACTCGATATCAATTTGCCTGATGAAGACGGCTTGATGATCACCCGAACCCTTCGTAGCCAATCAAATATCGGTATAATTTTAGTGACTGGGCGTACTGATGCGATTGATAAAATCGTGGGCTTAGAAATGGGCGCAGATGACTATGTCACCAAGCCTTTTGAGTTGCGTGAGTTATTAGTTCGAGTAAAGAACTTACTGTGGCGTATTTCATTAACGACACAAGCAAACAATGAATTAGACAACGCCATTAAAGGTGCTGCAAACGACGAACTATTTCATTTTGGTAATTGTACTTTTGATATATCTAAACGCAAACTGTGCCAAGATGGCGAGCAGATCAAGCTGACTAAAGCGGAATACGAAATGTTAGTGGCTTTCATTACGCATCCTGAACGTGTTTTATCTCGAGATAGATTACTTAATTTAATCGACCATCGGGTTGAAGCGCCTAACGATCGTACGATAGATGTGCTCGTACGTCGCTTGCGCAATAAGATAGAATCAGACCCTAAAAACCCCGCCTATTTTGTTACCGTTCATGGCGAAGGCTATTTGTTTGCAGCAGAGCTGTCATAA
- a CDS encoding PotD/PotF family extracellular solute-binding protein has translation MQSIYLPIILLLSVVFRTAQADEIQLFTWEEYFSDEVIKRFEEETNHTVNQIYFENESLRDEVMYSGKAAAYDLVILDGYTLSVLGEQGILSKLDTALSDDLSLFTDKSEEACHDYGIPYAYGTIGIGFRNSKVKKTITSWMDVFDYAKENPGSVIIPDEDTDTVAIALMALGYNPMSKDEAELKQAFTLLQSVIGDLLVFRNGLGYALDKGKQSKMDMAVFYSGEKEQISIATGQDDWEYIIPEEGTLVWHECLSAHTEKPMKPSTIEFLRYINNPANAAKNAQDIWFATANKDALKWATEDYINDEELFPAEFASSKYYNYQILDYNALKIRGNILNVLSNQ, from the coding sequence ATGCAATCAATCTACCTTCCAATAATATTGCTGCTGAGTGTCGTTTTTAGAACTGCTCAAGCAGATGAAATTCAATTATTCACATGGGAAGAATACTTCTCGGATGAAGTGATTAAACGTTTCGAAGAAGAAACGAATCACACTGTGAATCAAATATATTTTGAAAATGAAAGTCTACGGGATGAGGTCATGTACTCAGGAAAGGCCGCTGCCTATGACTTAGTCATTTTAGATGGATATACATTAAGTGTACTTGGAGAACAAGGCATACTCAGTAAATTAGATACCGCACTATCGGATGACCTCTCCCTCTTTACAGATAAGTCTGAAGAAGCTTGCCATGATTATGGTATTCCCTACGCTTACGGCACCATTGGCATTGGCTTTCGCAACTCCAAAGTAAAAAAAACAATTACGTCATGGATGGATGTTTTCGATTATGCCAAGGAAAACCCTGGTAGTGTCATTATTCCCGACGAAGATACCGACACGGTAGCCATTGCGTTGATGGCACTGGGTTACAACCCCATGAGTAAGGATGAAGCCGAATTAAAACAAGCTTTCACATTACTCCAAAGTGTCATTGGTGATTTGCTCGTATTCAGAAACGGTCTAGGTTATGCCTTAGATAAAGGTAAACAATCAAAAATGGACATGGCCGTTTTTTATTCTGGTGAAAAGGAGCAAATCTCAATTGCCACAGGTCAAGACGATTGGGAATACATCATCCCAGAGGAAGGAACATTAGTGTGGCATGAATGTTTGTCTGCCCACACCGAAAAACCCATGAAGCCATCGACCATCGAGTTTCTTCGATATATTAACAACCCAGCCAATGCCGCAAAAAACGCGCAAGATATTTGGTTTGCGACGGCAAATAAAGACGCATTAAAGTGGGCAACGGAGGATTACATTAATGATGAAGAATTGTTCCCCGCTGAATTCGCATCGAGTAAATATTATAACTACCAGATCTTAGATTACAACGCATTGAAAATTAGAGGGAATATCTTAAATGTGCTTTCTAATCAATAA